CTACGCAGATCCTTTTGATGCAGAGAAAAccaaagagcagagagaggccGAGAGAGCAGGAGTGAATGATGGGTACATGGAGCCCTATGATGCCCAGGTCATCATCACAGGTGAGGTCAGGTTTATCATCTGTCACAGCAATTGCAGTTAAGGGAGTGTTTTCTCAGAAACTGACTTTGAACACAAACTATACATTCTACTGATTGTGCCATAAAAGTAGATTCTTGCCAATAGAAAAACAGTTGTGTGCAACACATCATCAAAAGTCCAATCTGAATATTGAAATAGCTAGACTGCAGTTTGTCTACCGACGGCATAACTTCATTAATTACGTCTTAACAGACTTTGGATATCAACTTTGATAAGTTAATTATGTGAGACAGGGACACTTTTTACACATCTtagatcatttttttctgcactcaCACTAACTAAAATTCCTGCTAAAGGGCTGTTTTAAAGGGACTGAGAGCCAAGTTAGACCCTCGGTCTCTCTGCTGACTTCCCTCCCCGCTGGCGGTTGCTATAGGAACAGTGTTGTGCAGGGACAATGGGTGCAGCTTCCTCTTCCAACTTCCTGTCTCCTGCTTCTGTTTCCTTTGCCCCATTCTCTTGATAggaagtgccccccccccacacacacacacagaaacatatatacaaataatacTTTAGGGTCCCTAacatgtgaaaaagaaatgaaagaccCTCCCCAAAACCTacagacaccccccccccaactcccTGCCCTCACCCAATCACTTCCCAGCAGTCAGGAAGTGGCCTGGTcagccagccaatcagcagCTGTGTTGACCTTTTCTTCCTGTAGCTCCATTGTTTGGTCACACAATAGTGCAGACACGCAGGCTACCTGTTGGACagcaaagaaacacaacaaGTGAAATTcctaaaaaacacaatgtcCAAAAGAATATACATGTGttagaggaaaaaaactgttgaGGGTACGATGCGTCAAATTTctgtattaattaaaaaaaacaaaacatagaaatCTCAAATAAGCATGCCAATTAGTTTGAACTGATGGACAGCCTTACCAGTCCAAACTAGAAGGTAATTCAAATAtgtataatatgaaaatatgaaaaagtgtactttaaattttacttatttttgcaTGAGCCTCAGTTTAGACATTTCATACAACTTTGATGATTGGGACACATTAAATATCACTCATCCCTGTGGATAtgtcacagacacattttgcaATTTAATACTGGGAAGTCTGCAAGAGGCGAATGCTTGATCACAGGTAAATTTGGGTGAATATAATTGAGGTTAATGGAATTTTTTAGAGTAACgtgaatattttacattttaaaaaaaaagaaaggaaattcTAGGTCATCAAAAGCCTTACTACGGCGGAGTTCACTAATACGTTATAAGATAAGGTAGTTATTTTGctataatatgtattttaatttgtctcaCGTAGGTTGATTTTCTGGTAAGTCAAACAGAAGGGGAGACTCCTAAACTATGCGACTAGAAAACAGTTCAGCTAATAGATACAGTGATATATCATCAGAGGAGATACAAGGCTTTGTCTATTGTTAGATAAGTGAGATTCCTACTTCTTAACTTATCACATGACCATTCTGCTGTAGAGGTTCGTAGACGGGGTTCCAAGGACcttctgaaagtgtgtgttctCCTGGATCGAGGCCatagagagaggaagggagaggagggcaAGCCCACGCCTCCAAATATCTACGACACACCGTATGAGGGCGGACTGGAGGGCGATAGTGAGGGGGTGTGGATCCCTGTTACACGGCCAGAGTCTGACGTCCGTCCTGCTGGAGAGTACGAACTGCCCTGGGAGTGGAGAAAGGAGGACATTGTTAGAGCACTATCAGgtagagaaagggagagagggatgatggGAAGGGAGGGGGTTTGGGTGTGGAGGAAGGATGCCAtgaattttatttgtacagTTATGCCACAACAATTTTATGTTTGCTttagagaggaaacaaaacaatcctGCTGAATCAATTTCCACAGATGTGTTTACTTTGGTAGTTCTGTTATGCtttgataataattttattacTAAAGGTTGATATTGTTTCTCCTGCTTCCTTCAGCTCAGTTTGAGGCAGTGGATTGTTCTCCCAGTAAAGAGAACGGATCAACCTCTAGccgccagcagcagcaacacaccCTGAGACAGAAGAACTGGAACCATAAAACACTTGTCTCCTCTTcgccatcctcctcctcttctccctcttttccctcctctcctatTCTCAAACTTTCCCCTCTCACACCCtcatctccctcttttcccACCCTCAAACCCCCACCCCTCTCACCCTCCTCCAGCCCTAAAAAACTTTCCCCTCCGTCCCCTACCTCCCCTGGTGCCCCACAGGATGGGGATGCAGCCAAAGTGGACCCCAGTCTGACCCTGGAGAAGCAGAGGTAAGAATTGAGAAGACATATTTGTCTTGTAGGAAAGAAGAGTGAAATGTTGCTtatgatgttttcaaatttcagtAAGGGAAAAATAAGAAAGCATCTGCATACCAGATGCATATGCTCTCTTTACGAGACTGAAACTTTATCGAATTGAAACAGGCAACATTTGGACCCTATCTGGTCTTCATTAGGCAAATGCTCAAAATTACAAACCAAGGTATGCACAGATTTATTACATCATGCTGacatcatgtaaaaaaaacccaatatgaTACTCAAGGTACAGTAGATTGTTACAAAGCAAATAGTTGCAAAAACAGATGtagaaatcacaaaaaaatgacatagaAAATCTTTATAATactaaaaatattacatctTTGTAAAGATTCAGTAGACCCTACTGACTAgtaaataatataatgataaaGGGAGGAAACCCCCACAAAAATGTAGGGAATGATTAAAGTTAGagtaataattttaaatgttaatataatattgacacattcacatatacCTCGgcttaaataacaaataatttgGTAGACTTAAACTAAATGGTAAATAAGTCGTAGCTTGAAAATCCAAGCTGGGTTTTAGCAGGTTCATTCCAATGTTCTTACACCTACATTCCAAAGACGTTCAGGTTGGGCGAATTGGAAACTCTAAAATATCCATAGGAAGGactttaaagtgtttttttttttttctgttaatgtatTAGTCTGTCAATAGACTTTTGATCTACCTCTCACCCACTGCACGCTGGGATAAGTTTTAGCCTCCACCACAACCTTGAACAGGATTAGGGGATTGAGaggaattaaacaaatgagatgagGGTGGAGACTCTTGGTCACCTTTATCTAATGCCTGCGTATTATTTATGCTTATCAAAATTAACACCACATTTCTCATAAACTTGGCAGAGTAAAGTGCACTTCTTGTCCTGCTGTctgctctctgtgctgctctgcttGCATTTGTTATGACAGTTAAGAATAAGcataacattttttcattaagtttttttcaccttttggtCACTTGACtacatatttttataaagaaaCATTGGGAAAACAGTGCCCTCCTCAGTTTTGTCTGCAAAAAATTGTAAAGCAATCAAGCAGATTTCCCTTGACATCTGATCAAATCATAAATATACTCTACACTTGGcacttttgaaatttttaagTGAAATTGGGTTTTTATTACTGCGAGCATAAGCCAGTGACAGCCCCTCAGCTGCTGAACATAAATGCTGGAGGAAGGTGCACCCTTGAGGTGAGACTTGATTGAATATACAGGAGAGACTAATTTTAACTGTAGCCCTTCTTTCCTCATCCTTTGCCTTTCTGCTCAGATGGAACATGTGGAGAACATGCTtagagcatgttagcatttgtTCCTctcatgttgtggctgaatgtcAATGTGTTTTGCCTCATAGTATCAgggccacacacacagcttgtttATAAATGGCTCTTGCCTGTAGCCACTGTCAGCACCACCTTGTGTCCTAATAGGCCTGCCTTGACACTCTGCACAGCCATTTTatatgttgattttatttttatctttgccCTCTCAAGTTCACCCTTGACATTGTTAACTCATTCAGTCCACAATATTTATCTGTTAGTCTGATTTATGATGACTTTAAATCAGGCCTGTTTCGTTCCTGCTGTCagcctccttctctttttgtctctctctcgccATCATCACCTATCATTAACTTGACATCTGACTTATCTCCATATGTCACTgagctgctgtttctctctgcacccccccccccccccttgcctCTCCAAGCTGGTACCATGGCAGTGTGAGTCGGCAGCAGGCTGAGGCTCAGCTGCAGCGCTGCAGGGAAGCCAGCTTCCTGGTGAGAGACAGCGAATCAGGAACCAGCAAGTACTCCATTGCTCTGAAGTgagtgtgggcatgtgtgtacgtgtgtttaattcatgtatgtgtttgttgaGCATGGTAAATATAATGCAACATGTACATACTTACTGTATTTATGGGGCTCTTTTAATCATAGCaatctcagtttttcttcagaCGAGTTACAATATTGATAGAGTGAAACGTTTTCcttgaaaatcaaaatttttcttaattatgtCACACATCTTTCTGTATCTTTACCTGTACATTAAAACAGCCACATTTACAAATGGGCATGTACAGGTCATTTGTCATACAGTGTATTCTAAAgataaatatgaatgaaactATTTTCTAGTAAATATTTTCACTGTTCACTGAGATTGAATTCCACACCGATTAAGCCTGATTTTGGCTATTTTTAAGACATTACTAAGGCATTGTAGCAGTAACCTCTGCGTGCGTCATTGTAGAGTAGAAAATACTGACAGGTGTAACAGGAAAAGGTTCTCTAGGATAAAGGCTGAAAGCCTGTGTGCCattgtgtatgaatgtgtgtgtgtgtgtgtgtctgtgtgtgtgtgtgcgtgtgtgcgtgcaagcGCCTGAGTGCACATTTGTTGTACAGTGCTCATTTATTTGAGAGTCCACATTATTAACCCCATTTACACATCCGCTGAACTCAGTAAATGGTAAATCTACAGCCTCATTTTGGGAGAGACAGATAAGAGATGCTGaagaatgttttcattctcCAGCATCTTATAACTCTTAACTTCAACTGTTACTGTGTGTCTTCTCctttcaagtctgtctttactgagatttttttttttttttaattttgtgtttctctctgtcttgttccACTAGGACCAGTCAGAGTTGTGTGCACATCATTGTGGCCCAGACTAAGAGCAGCAAGGGCTTGGGCTACACACTGGATCAGAGTAGCTGTGTCTTTTCCAATATCCCTGAGCTGGTCCACCactactgcacacacagactgccTTTCACTGGAGCCGAGCACATGACCCTGCTGCATCCTGTGCCCAGGCCACACTGAACATGCCTaaaggacaaacaaacacactggcacacaaacacacatgcacagacacagacaggcagagacatgtatgacacactgatgcacaaatgcgcacagacacactcataaACTTGTTAATACagatgtatacatacatacattcatactcAAAGATATGCTGCTTTGGATTGCCGTGTTTACCACCTTCATAAATTCATATGTTTGTAGCGCCACCAAGCGCTACCTTGTGGTCAAAATCAGACACTACAATAACCACTGATCACATTGTTTTGGTGTTGACTGTTTCCAAtctaaaatcaacaaaaacacacaaaaacacacaaaaacacacacacacacacacacacacacacacacacacacacacacacacacacacacacacacacacacacacacacataaactgtGGTCTGTAAATTAGCCTACTGTATTACCCAAATGTCCCATTATTTATAGTTACAGGAAAACCATCTCGTCTTCCACAGCCTGGTGTATTTGCGCCACTGTTTTGTCCACTGACTCTACAGACCCACTCTCTAACATGCAAACCTCATTGATTTGTGTAATACCTTACTACTTCCTATAGCCAATATGATATTTGAAGTTTATTTGAGGTTTATAATCTCCTCATGAGATGCCCTCAAGCAGAAGTGCTAACATCATCAATTAGCACCATTCTATCCAGTTAGGTCTTGGTCTGTAGGATCAATACACCTGATTGGAGTATATTGATTCATCCATCTGACATGTCAATCAGCTTATTGATCTATCCTGAAAATCGGGCTGATTTGCCCACCACTCTGTCTATCAAGACAAGGGGCTTTATTGATTAGATGATTAGAACTAGTGTAGAGGGAGGGGTCTTATAACATTACTGTATCCACCCAGCAAtattgtttgagtgtgtgtcagtgtggaaataaatacatgaatatcTGGCCCATCTACGTGCCTTCACTGTAATCTAAATATGAGGGATTTATGATTAAAAAGATATCTTATTGTGAATGAACCCAAAAATGTACCTACCGTATGCATAAATGATGTATGTATGATGTGATTGTTGGAtattgtcaggttttttttcacatcaacCACGCAAATGATGTGGGCTGTATATTATTGTTCGAAAACATttattcagtaaataaaaaaattcatattaactgaagacaaaaagtgTTATTAATAGACATGcccacagcaaaaaaaaaagaaaaaactgggtTCAAGGAAAATGGCACTGAAACAGAGATGAGAAGCTAACCAGAGTGAAACTGTGTGCTTTTCTCTTGTAGCTGTAAAATCACTGACCTGAGTGTGAAATCAattacagttacacacacacacacacacacacacacacacacacacacacacacacacacacacacacacacacacacacacacacacacacacacacagacacacaagcacacgcgcacgcacattTGGAGTCAACTAATCCTGACAAACCTaaacacacataagcacacatacaaaatgcatttataaaTAGTGtatgcacaaaaaacatttgttgacaCAATCCAAAAGTTGATGTATTTAAATCCtcgccaacacacacaaacgaagCTTCTCACAAAATGCAGAGAAGCTTTATCTTCACAATGATGCATGGAAGCATGTGTTTGTGGCAAGATATGTCTTACCAGCAAACACCAGCGTTTTGGTTTGCATGAGTATCTATTAGAGAGAGCGTGTGTGcttgcatgagtgtgtgtgcaagcgTGAATGTGCCCATGTGTGCATCCATGtgtacatttatgtgtgtgcacgcagtactgttgtgtatgtgtgtgtgtgtgtgtgagagagagagagagagacagagagagagagagagggagtcagAATTTTTCTGTTCAGGGATTACcaggttgccatggtgattAGTTAGAGTGAGGTAGGGCCATCTCTACGGGGAacgaggagagggaggagagacagactgCAATGTAAAAAGAGCTATGAATAACTGTGGCCATAGTAGCAATGCGCTCCCCCACAGAATAGCCTGCTTGGTTTGTCAATGGAGAGCGGCAACTTGTAAGGTCAAAGCAATTTGAGAAATTTCTAAGTAAAATTCAACTAATTCCTCTTACGGTCAGTtcacaaatcattttttgtaGCACTTTATTGATCATATGACACCTCAGACATTCAATGTGCAAGGTCAACTCCAGAGAAAATACGTGTCCTGGTCAAAGACACCTCAGCAAAGCAGATGCTTGCTTTTGCACAGAATTGAATCCAGACTTTCTGGTTGAAGATCTTGACCATCCTGCTACCCAGTGTGTCACAAATGGCAATGTTACACAACAACAGACACCACTAACTATCACCCCTCTTTCCATCCGTGTGATCTGTTCTAGTTAGTCCTCTATGTTCCCTTAATTAAATCACAAAGTaggtcaaaacaaacaacaagctTGGGGTGTTGGACACATTCCCGACTCCGTCTGTTTTTTTGGGAATGTTGCAATCAGTATCCATCCAGCCCACAATCCTAAATGCTTGTTGGAATTTTCTTGATGTTACATATCATCACTGTCAAGTAAAAACCATGTATCTCagattttggtgattttgaattttttagtGTTCCTTCATGGGCTGAGAAAATCAACCCCCTTTTTCAGCCGAATAAACTATTTGAAAACCCTCTGGAGTATCTGAAAACTAAACTGTCACATAGTTGACCACAGGGCTGTTTCAACAGCTCttgaaaagttgacattttggggatacatggttttcacaggacagcGATAATATACATAATTTCTATCACCTGCATCCTGGTTATGAGCTTATAACATATCCGTGGTGGAGGAAATATCCAtatcctttacttaaataataGCAGCAATACCAGagtataaaatacaaataaaagtgctgcatccaaaatgttaaataatttgaattacagaagtattatcagccaGATATACTAACAGAAAAGAACCAAAAGTTTACCGATTATGCAGCAAGATGCCAGTACCATGTCAGTGTTATATTGTTGGAAGTGacattaattaatgttttttgactgtttaatctataacaatatataaaagtccatcatattttataagattatgttagtttttgtttgcaaaatctTGAAGTGACTACAGCTGtctaataaatgtagtggagtaaaaagtataataaatGTCTCTGAAAAGTAGTGGAAAAgtattaagtagcataaaatggaaatactcaaagtacTAAAAGATGTCTAAATGTACTTTTCTACATTCCACTATACTTTGTCTTAGTCTCAGCCTGTGATTCATAGATCAGATTTGTATGTTGTTTATCAAAGTTGTGTTTCCTGGATTTGACAGAACCACAGGAAGTAATTGC
This sequence is a window from Xiphias gladius isolate SHS-SW01 ecotype Sanya breed wild chromosome 22, ASM1685928v1, whole genome shotgun sequence. Protein-coding genes within it:
- the she gene encoding SH2 domain-containing adapter protein E, with amino-acid sequence MAKWFRDFPINLKNGNERVRSASESGPQTRPKPSFSRDSLKGNQRKDGGVGGLLAGRNRKNSATELGRNNAGSGGTVWDSLTNGKGRKNSKIETGISDENRQVRTTSLAQAYISRMIKVDKQEKTPKLNGISEQKLPDNEKGRSDIKTTLIILEDYADPFDAEKTKEQREAERAGVNDGYMEPYDAQVIITEVRRRGSKDLLKVCVLLDRGHRERKGEEGKPTPPNIYDTPYEGGLEGDSEGVWIPVTRPESDVRPAGEYELPWEWRKEDIVRALSAQFEAVDCSPSKENGSTSSRQQQQHTLRQKNWNHKTLVSSSPSSSSSPSFPSSPILKLSPLTPSSPSFPTLKPPPLSPSSSPKKLSPPSPTSPGAPQDGDAAKVDPSLTLEKQSWYHGSVSRQQAEAQLQRCREASFLVRDSESGTSKYSIALKTSQSCVHIIVAQTKSSKGLGYTLDQSSCVFSNIPELVHHYCTHRLPFTGAEHMTLLHPVPRPH